From the Thermoanaerobacterales bacterium genome, the window AGCCCCTGACTCGCCAGGTCTTCGACGTCGGCGGCTCCGCGCGCGGCTGGGCTTTGCCGCCACGGCCGCCTGCGCCGCCCTGGTCATTGTCCTCACGGCGGCCATCGCGCTCTTTATCGGCAGTAAGGGCCTAGCCACCTTCTTCGTGCACGGCGCGGACCCGTTACAGTTCTTTTTCAGTACCCAATGGTGGCCCGACCGTCCGCTGGAGGACGGGGGGCCGCTGATCGGCGCCCTGAGCTTCATCGTCGGATCGGTGATCATTTCAGTGCTGGCGGTCCTGGTCAGCGCCCCTCTCGGCGTAACCTGTGCCGTCTTCATGACGGAGATTTCTGCCAAGTGGGGTCTGCGCCTGCTGCAACCTACGGTTGAACTCCTGGCCGGTATCCCTTCGGTCGTTTACGGCTATATCGGACTGAGCCTGCTGGTGCCCTTTATACGGGGTAACCTTGGCGGCACCGGTTTCAGCGTCCTGGCCGGCTTCCTGGTCCTTTCAGTGATGATCCTGCCCACCATCACCAGCGTGGCCACGGACGTCCTGCGGGGCCTGCCGCGGGAATACAAGGAGGCCGCCCTGGCCCTCGGTTCCACGCGTTGGCAGGCCATCAGACTGGTTCTTCTCCCGGCGGGGCTCTCCGGGATAATGACCGGCGTGGTCCTGGGCCTGGCGCGGGCCTTCGGCGAAGCCCTGGCGGTCCAGATGGTCATCGGCAACAAGAGGGAACTGCCCCATTCGATCCTGGACCCGCTGATCACCCTGACCAGCGGGATCACCATGGACATGGGCAACACGGTGCAGGGCTCGCTCTGGAACAGCGCGCTCTGGTCGATGGCGATGGTACTGCTGGCGATGTCGTTTGCCTTCATCCTGCTTATTCGCTTCTTCACCCGAAGGGAGGCCCTGCGGTGAACAACAAGGTCAAGGACCGCCTGGCCACCGCCAGCTTCTGGGCCGGAGCGGGACTGGTCATCTGCGTTTTGGGCGGCCTCCTGGGCTACATCCTGTACCATGGCGCCGGAGCCCTGGACTGGCACTTCATCACCGCTCCCCCGGAGACATTCCGGTCCGGCGGCGGGGTGGGGCCGCAGCTGTTCAACTCCTTCTATATGCTCGTGCTGACCATGCTGCTTACCGTGCCCATCGGGCTTCTCGCCGGGATCTACATGGCAGAATACTCCCACCCCGGGAAGATCACCGATACCGTCCGCTTGAGCATCGAAGCCCTGACATCCCTCCCGTCCATCGTGGTCGGCCTCTTCGGACTTTTGATCTTTGTCAACATGACCGGTTGGGGTTACACCTTGCTTTCCGGCGCCCTGGCCCTCACGGTGATCAACCTCCCTCTGGTGGTGCGTATCTCGGAAGAGGCCCTGCGCAGCGTGCCGCACGAGCTGCGCGAGGCCAGCCTCGCCCTCGGAGCCGACCGCTGGCAGACGATCTGCTTCGTCATCCTCCCCTCGGCGTTACCGGGCCTCATCACGGGCATCATTATCGCCGCGGGCCGGGTCTTCGGTGAGGCGGCGGCCCTGCTTTTCACCGCCGGCATGTCCAGCCCGGCCCTTGACTGGTCACAGTGGTGGAACCTGTTCCACCCCGGCAGCCCCTTAAACCCCTTCCGCCCGGCGGAAACCCTGGCGGTGCACATCTGGAAGGTTAATTCCGAGGCTGTCATCCCGGATATCCGACGCGTGGCCGACGGCGCATCCGCCCTCCTGGTTTTCGTCGTTATCACCTTTAACGTTGCCGCCCGCGCCCTGGCGCGGGCCGTGTCGCGACGCCTGCAGGGGACGTAGGGCGGCCCGGCGCGCAAAACTGCGCCTTGCAGGCCACCGCGGATTACGCTATAATTTGATATGTAACTATAAGGCGGCATAGCCAAGTGGTTAAGGCGACGGTCTGCAAAACCGTTATTCTCCGGTTCGACTCCGGATGCCGCCTCCATAAAAGCTAGTAATGGCAAGGGTTTTGCGTTGCCCATATAATAAGATCCCCTACCTGAGGTAGGGGATCTTGCTTACAAACCAGGCAGACCTTAGCAAGAATTTGGGCTCATTCCCGCACCGGCCTGCCTGTTTTCAGCACCAAGACCGGTTACCTTTGGGCTTCCCTTACGGTTCCTTTGGGGTTACCTCCGGGTTGGCTTTGGGCCACCTTTCGGCCTCCACAGGTTCCTTTCGGGTTGCCTTCAGGTACTTTGAGGCATTGCCTCCGGGTGCTTTATTGCACCCTTTTGGTTACCTTTTGTCGCCTTTGGACGTTCCGGATCACCTATCGGTTCTCAGGGAGCCCTCCGGCTTCCGATCTTGTGCTTGTGATAACATTCTCGCATGGTTAAAGTCTGATGTCAATACCTTTTTCCAAAAAAATTTTAAACGGAGCATACAAAGGCCGGCCGCAACCCGTGGCGGCCCTCCTGCCGTTGAGGGGACATTCACTCGATGGGCGTTGACCGGTCGGCGGCCGGAGGAACCGTTCACCCGTCCCATCGCCCTTTTAGAGAACGGGTCTTTCCTGGACGGGCCGGGAGGGGGTATCCTCTGTAATCATCAGGACGGGAAACGGAGGGATTCACATGTTGACACTGATGGTTCCGGGGCATTCAAGGAAGGTGAGGTGCCTGTGCGGGCACCCGCTGCCCACCTATTGGCTTCGTGGCTCCGTGGCCGTGCAACTCCGTTGCCCGTACTGCGGATCGATGTTCGTCGCGCGAATGGGGAAGGGGAAGGCCGGCGACCCGGACACAGGTGAAACGCGGGCAAGGGGTTAAGAGATCGTCCCGGAAGGGTCCCGTTTCCAATGGGACTTTTCGCTTATTTCTCCGCGTTACCCCCAAAAAAGACAAATTCCCCTCCGAAAAACAAAGTAACCAGATTTTAAGGAGGGGAAAAGAAAATGGTGAAGCGGTTTTTAGTTTTAGTCTTGGCGGGGCTTTTCATCCTGGCCCTGGCCGGCCCGGCCGCGGCCGCTCCGGGGGCCCCGGGGGTCCCCGCATCGAAGAATAAGGAATATGTCCCGCCCTATGACGGCATACCGGACCGTGACCGGGATAAGGATCGCCTGCGCGACCGGACCGGTCAGCTGGATGAGGACGAAACGGTCATTGATGATGGGGCGGGGGACGAGACCTTGCAGTACCAGGAGCAGGAGCGGGAGCGTCTCGGCAAGGGCCAGGGCAACGGCTGGGGCCACCGCCTGCTGGTAAACAGTAAGGAGCACAAGTTCGGGGATGTCCCTCCGGTTATCAAGGACGGCAGGGTGCTGATTCCCGTACGGGCGGTCACCGTCGCGCTCGGGGGACAGGTGGATTGGGATCCGGAGGCCCGGACCGTTACGGTCACCCTCGGCGATACCGTATTGAAAATCGCCGTTGACGACCTGAAGGCCACGGTCAACGGGGCCGTCTATGACCTCGACGTGCCGGCCAAGGCCGAGCAAGGACGGGTAGTGGTTCCTTTACGCTTCATCGCGCAGGCCCTGGGCTACGAGGTGGGATACGACAGTTCCACCGGCGACGTGACGGTGGATGAGGACGAGGACGAAGATGAAGCGGTAGAGGAAGAGGACCAAGAGGGCGAAGTTGAAGACGAGGATCAGTCCGGGGATGAGGAACAAGATCAGGAAAACGATGAGGGCGAAAACCAGGATCAGGTTGAGGGAGAGGAGTAGCGCACCGGAAGACGTAACTGGGGAACCCGCTTTGGGCGGCTTCAGCAAAGAGGCCGCCCGTTTTGTTCATTGAACGTTCGTTATTGTTCATTATTAAAGGAACTGCACTTTGAGATGTCGAATGCACAAGAAGAACGACGGACAAAGGGGGTGATGAGGTTTGCCGACCGTGTCCTTTAATTGGCTCGACATCCTGCGCTATGTTGTTGACGCCACCCTCGTCAGCCTCATCGCCTACAAGATCTTCACTTACCTCCGGGGCACCCGCGCCGTGCAATTGATCAAAGGGATATTCGTCATCGGGCTCCTGGCCGCCCTGGCCTGGGGCTTTAACCTGACTATAATGAAGTGGGTGCTGCAGCAGCTTCAGGTTATGGCCGTCGTCGCCGTGGTGGTCGTCTTCCAGCCGGAACTCCGGAGTATGCTGGAGCGCCTCGGGCGGGACAGTCCCTTCGGCCGGCGCCTGCTGCACGGGCAGGAACACGTGCGTCTGGTGATCAGCGAGATCATCCGCGCGGTGCAGGAAATGTCCGAAAAGCGCATCGGGGCCCTGATCGCCGTTGAGCGGGCCACCGGACTGAAGGAATACGTCGAAACCGGGACACAGTTGGACGCTCTGCTTTCACACTCCCTTTTACTGCAGATCTTTGAGCCGAATACGCCGCTGCACGACGGGGCGGTTATTGTCCGGGACAACCGTGTCCTGGCGGCCGGCTGCTACCTGCCGTTGAGCAGCAACAAGTACCTATCCAAGGAACTGGGAACGCGCCACCGGGCCGCCGTCGGGCTTAGCGAGCTTTCGGACGCCGTGGTCGTCGTGGTTTCGGAGGAGACGGGGGCGGTTTCCGTGGCGGAGGAGGGCAAGCTTCTCCGCTACCTGGATCCCCCGGGATTGGAACAGCTTCTCGAAAGCCGGCTGATGGCAGGCAATCAGGCGAACCGCGGGACGCAGGAAAAGACCCCGGAGGCGGATCAGGCAAAGACCCTCGGGGCGTAAATTCAGTGACCGTTACTTTTTACCCTTCCCCCGGGCTCTTTGGGCTCGGGTTTTTAATTTCCGTAATAATAACAAAAAGGAATTGGACCAATAACCCCAAAGCATATAACATTAAGGCAAAAGCCTAGGGGGAGTGAGGGTGACGATGGCCGATTATACGAAGATGTGGGACGAACTGGGCCTGGATCTCGAAGCGCACGAGCAGCTCCTTAAAGCTCTGCCTCCGACGTATTACGACGTTTACCTTACACAGGCGAACCGTCCCCGGGGGATGGAATACTTTGACTTCGTGGTGAACGAGATCCATGGCCTGCGGGTGCAGGAACTGCAAGAGTTCCGCCGGGGCGGGGGCAAGGTCGTCGGCACCTTCTGCGTCTTCGTCCCGGAGGAATTGATCCTTGCCGCCGGGGGCGTCTGCGTGGGCCTTTGTTCCGGCATTGACATCGGTACGGCGCAGGCCGAGGCCGTCCTGCCGCGCAACATCTGCCCGCTGATCAAGTCTTTTATGGGTTTCAAGCTGGCCCGCGTCTGCCCGTACATGGAGTCCTGCGACCTGCTGGTCGGGGAGACCACCTGTGACGGTAAGAAGAAGGCCTTTGAGGTGCTGGCGGATTTCGCGCCGGTCTACGTCATGGAGACCCCGCAGAAAAAAGGCCCGGCGGGTCGCGCCCTCTGGCTGGAGGAGGTGCGGGCGCTGGCCGGCAGGCTGGAGGAACTGACCGGGCGCAAAATTACGCGAGACGCGCTGGCCGAGACCATGCGCCGCGTGAATGGCAAGCGGCGTGCCCTGCAGCGGCTCGACGCCCTGCGCAAGGCCGACCCGGCCCCCATCTCGGGCCGCGACGCCCTGCTCATCAACCAGATCGCCTTTTACGATGACGTGGAACGGTTCACCGGCCAGGTCAACGCCCTCTGCGACGAACTCGAGGAGCGCGTGCGGGAGGGGGTCGGGGTCGCTCCGGCCGGGGCGCCGCGCCTCGTGGTTACGGGAACCCCCATGGCCGTCCCGAACTGGAAGGTGCCTTATGTCATTGAATCCGCGGGGGCGGTGATCGTGGGCGAGGAGATGTGTACCGGCTCCCGCTACTTCGAGGCCCTTACCGAAGAATCCGAAGGGGCCGGGCTGGAGGAGATGCTGGCCGCCATCGCCGACCGGCACCTGGAGCCGGACTGCGCCTGCTTTACCCCCAACATCCGCCGGATGGAAAAACTGGTAGATATGGCACGGGAACGCGGGGCGGACGGGGTAGTCAGTTACATTCTGTCTTTCTGCGATCCTTACGCCGTGGAGTCTCACCAGGTGGAGAAGGCCTTGCGCCGGGCGGGTATCCCGTCCTTGAAGATAGAAACGGATTATGGGCAGCAGGACGCCGGGCAGATCCGGACGCGGGTCGAGGCCTTCCTGGAGATGCTCCTCGCCGGGAGAGGCCGGGCCGATAAGGCCATCTGAGGAAATATTCCCCGTATGGGTCTCACCCGCGTATGGGAGCAGGGGACCTGCACGGTGGTAAAGGAGAAAAAGATACAGGATAAAGGGGCGCCCGGAGAGGGCGCCCCTTTATCCTGCATTCTAAGAGATGTTTATACTTGACGGAGCCATTTTTTAACCGGTATAATCCGAGTAACCTGATCATTCTAGTAACCTTTATCCACCATTGCCCCAAGGTCTGTACCTGCCGGTCAAATAATGGGAGGTCTGTTGATGTTAAAGGTTGAGGGTTTGACTGTGGCGGTAGGCGAACGCATCATCCTCCGGGATGTCAACCTGGAGGTCCGGATGGGGGAAACACACGTCCTCTTTGGGCCCAACGGTTCCGGCAAGTCAACGCTCCTTGGGACCCTGATGGGCTTTCCGCGCTACAAGGTTCTGGACGGGCGGATTCTTTTCAAGGGCGAGGACGTTACGCGCCTGCCGGTGCACGAAAGGGCACTGCGGGGAATCGGGCTGTCCCTCCAGCGGCCGCCGACGATCCGGGGCCTGTCAATGCGCGATATGGTCCGGATCTGTGCGCGGGGCCGCGAGGTATTGCGTGACCTGCCCACGGAGTTGAATTTTAGGGCCTTTATGGAGCGCGAGGTCAACCACGGGTTTTCCGGTGGGGAGATGAAGCGCTCAGAACTTCTGCAACTGATCGCTCAAGACCCGGATCTGGTCCTCCTGGACGAACCGGAGTCGGGAGTGGACCTGGAGAATATCAACCTTATCGGTACGACAATCAACCGCCTGCTGGATCGTAAAATACCCGGAGAGTGCGGCAAGGGCGGCCGGCGGCATAACAAATCGGGCCTTCTCATCACCCATACCGGGCACATCCTGCAGTATGTGAATGCCGATATCGGGCATGTGATGTTTGAAGGCCGGCTGGGGTGCAGCGGAAACCCGCTCGAATTACTTAACTGCATCCGGCGAGGGGGGTACGGCGCCTGTATTCGCTCTGACACGCCCACTTTTATGCAGAGGGACGGGGAGAGACCATGAGGAAAGACGAGCGTATCAGCCCGCATGCCTTCAAGAGCGAGGCGCCGCGGCGGGTCTACTTGGACGACCCGCGCGTTTTACGCCCAGAAGATTCCCGGCGGATGCTAAGCACCGGGGTGGACGTAACCGAAGAGGGACGTATCGGCACGTATATCCAGATGGACCATTCGGTCGTCCACTGTCACGTCAAGCAGGACGGGCTGGATGTTATGAGCACGACGGAGGCGGCCGAGCGTTACCCCTGGCTGGTGGAATACCGGTGGCGGCTGGTTCAGGCCGACAGGGATGAGTATAACGCCTATGCCCGCGACTATGCCCGGCACGGCTACTTCATCCGTGCCCTGCCCGGTATGAAAGTGACCTGCCCCCTTCAGGCCTGCCTGTACATCGCCGCGGACGGGATTACGCAGGCCGTCCATAATATCGTGGTTGTGGAGGAGGGCGCCGAACTGAACCTGGTTTCGGGTTGCGCCAGTGCCCACGACGTGCGGACGGGGATGCACATCGGCATCTCGGAGTTCTATGTCAAGAGGGGCGCCAAGCTGACCTTTACCATGATCCACAACTGGGGAGAGAAGATGCAGGTACGGCCACGGAGCGCCGCCCTGGTGGAGGCCGGCGGGGTCTTCTTGTCCAACTACGTCTGCCTGCAGGCGGTGGACACCTTGCAGATGTACCCCATGGCCTATCTGGACGGGCCGGGGGCCACCGCCCGCTTCCACTCGATCCTGGCGGCGCCGCCCGGGAGCTTGATGGACGTCGGCG encodes:
- a CDS encoding copper amine oxidase N-terminal domain-containing protein; the encoded protein is MVKRFLVLVLAGLFILALAGPAAAAPGAPGVPASKNKEYVPPYDGIPDRDRDKDRLRDRTGQLDEDETVIDDGAGDETLQYQEQERERLGKGQGNGWGHRLLVNSKEHKFGDVPPVIKDGRVLIPVRAVTVALGGQVDWDPEARTVTVTLGDTVLKIAVDDLKATVNGAVYDLDVPAKAEQGRVVVPLRFIAQALGYEVGYDSSTGDVTVDEDEDEDEAVEEEDQEGEVEDEDQSGDEEQDQENDEGENQDQVEGEE
- a CDS encoding SufD family Fe-S cluster assembly protein, with translation MRKDERISPHAFKSEAPRRVYLDDPRVLRPEDSRRMLSTGVDVTEEGRIGTYIQMDHSVVHCHVKQDGLDVMSTTEAAERYPWLVEYRWRLVQADRDEYNAYARDYARHGYFIRALPGMKVTCPLQACLYIAADGITQAVHNIVVVEEGAELNLVSGCASAHDVRTGMHIGISEFYVKRGAKLTFTMIHNWGEKMQVRPRSAALVEAGGVFLSNYVCLQAVDTLQMYPMAYLDGPGATARFHSILAAPPGSLMDVGAGVVLRAPDTRAESIARAITTGGDVISRGRLVGEVAGVKAHLECRGLILAERGLIHAIPELEARVAGAEMSHEAAVGKIAPEEIEYLTARGLNEEEATATIVRGFLNVRIEGLPRELQDEIDRAIAAGRESIV
- a CDS encoding double-cubane-cluster-containing anaerobic reductase, which encodes MADYTKMWDELGLDLEAHEQLLKALPPTYYDVYLTQANRPRGMEYFDFVVNEIHGLRVQELQEFRRGGGKVVGTFCVFVPEELILAAGGVCVGLCSGIDIGTAQAEAVLPRNICPLIKSFMGFKLARVCPYMESCDLLVGETTCDGKKKAFEVLADFAPVYVMETPQKKGPAGRALWLEEVRALAGRLEELTGRKITRDALAETMRRVNGKRRALQRLDALRKADPAPISGRDALLINQIAFYDDVERFTGQVNALCDELEERVREGVGVAPAGAPRLVVTGTPMAVPNWKVPYVIESAGAVIVGEEMCTGSRYFEALTEESEGAGLEEMLAAIADRHLEPDCACFTPNIRRMEKLVDMARERGADGVVSYILSFCDPYAVESHQVEKALRRAGIPSLKIETDYGQQDAGQIRTRVEAFLEMLLAGRGRADKAI
- the cdaA gene encoding diadenylate cyclase CdaA; amino-acid sequence: MSFNWLDILRYVVDATLVSLIAYKIFTYLRGTRAVQLIKGIFVIGLLAALAWGFNLTIMKWVLQQLQVMAVVAVVVVFQPELRSMLERLGRDSPFGRRLLHGQEHVRLVISEIIRAVQEMSEKRIGALIAVERATGLKEYVETGTQLDALLSHSLLLQIFEPNTPLHDGAVIVRDNRVLAAGCYLPLSSNKYLSKELGTRHRAAVGLSELSDAVVVVVSEETGAVSVAEEGKLLRYLDPPGLEQLLESRLMAGNQANRGTQEKTPEADQAKTLGA
- a CDS encoding ABC transporter ATP-binding protein, producing MLKVEGLTVAVGERIILRDVNLEVRMGETHVLFGPNGSGKSTLLGTLMGFPRYKVLDGRILFKGEDVTRLPVHERALRGIGLSLQRPPTIRGLSMRDMVRICARGREVLRDLPTELNFRAFMEREVNHGFSGGEMKRSELLQLIAQDPDLVLLDEPESGVDLENINLIGTTINRLLDRKIPGECGKGGRRHNKSGLLITHTGHILQYVNADIGHVMFEGRLGCSGNPLELLNCIRRGGYGACIRSDTPTFMQRDGERP
- the pstA gene encoding phosphate ABC transporter permease PstA, which produces MNNKVKDRLATASFWAGAGLVICVLGGLLGYILYHGAGALDWHFITAPPETFRSGGGVGPQLFNSFYMLVLTMLLTVPIGLLAGIYMAEYSHPGKITDTVRLSIEALTSLPSIVVGLFGLLIFVNMTGWGYTLLSGALALTVINLPLVVRISEEALRSVPHELREASLALGADRWQTICFVILPSALPGLITGIIIAAGRVFGEAAALLFTAGMSSPALDWSQWWNLFHPGSPLNPFRPAETLAVHIWKVNSEAVIPDIRRVADGASALLVFVVITFNVAARALARAVSRRLQGT
- the pstC gene encoding phosphate ABC transporter permease subunit PstC produces the protein MSDVPGRVNGLEQESPAAPDSPGLRRRRLRARLGFAATAACAALVIVLTAAIALFIGSKGLATFFVHGADPLQFFFSTQWWPDRPLEDGGPLIGALSFIVGSVIISVLAVLVSAPLGVTCAVFMTEISAKWGLRLLQPTVELLAGIPSVVYGYIGLSLLVPFIRGNLGGTGFSVLAGFLVLSVMILPTITSVATDVLRGLPREYKEAALALGSTRWQAIRLVLLPAGLSGIMTGVVLGLARAFGEALAVQMVIGNKRELPHSILDPLITLTSGITMDMGNTVQGSLWNSALWSMAMVLLAMSFAFILLIRFFTRREALR